The following coding sequences lie in one Drosophila bipectinata strain 14024-0381.07 chromosome XR, DbipHiC1v2, whole genome shotgun sequence genomic window:
- the LOC108132398 gene encoding high mobility group protein D-like encodes MTDKSEWEAKAAKAKEDYVCAMMEYMANGGNSAGDQINKRRSKAERTTLMQKGIM; translated from the coding sequence ATGACGGACAAGTCGGAATGGGAGGCCAAGGCTGCCAAGGCCAAGGAGGACTACGTTTGCGCCATGATGGAGTACATGGCCAATGGTGGCAACAGTGCTGGGGACCAGATAAATAAGCGTCGTTCAAAAGCAGAAAGAACGACTCTCATGCAGAAAGGGATAATGTGA
- the LOC108132406 gene encoding carboxypeptidase D isoform X2 gives MILRRSHLAAGHLPLLPLPLLWMILALLLPATIPPMCHGKTVGPSDSLQVQLQPDQGLPEPRAYMPDAQHLDFVYHDHEELTRFLRATSARYPNLTALYSIGKSIQGRDLWVMVVSSSPYEHMVGKPDVKYVGNIHGNEPVGREMLLHLIQYFVTSYNTDQYVKWLLDNTRIHILPTMNPDGYAVSKEGTCDGGQGRYNARGFDLNRNFPDYFKQNNKRGQPETDAVKDWISKIQFVLSGSLHGGALVASYPYDNTPNSMFQTYSAAPSLTPDDDVFKHLSLVYARNHAKMSRGVACKSATPAFENGITNGAAWYPLTGGMQDYNYVWYGCMEITLEISCCKFPPAYELKKYWEDNQLSLIKFLAEAHRGVQGFVFDPAGMPIERASIKIKGRDVGFQTTKYGEFWRILLPGYYKVEVFAEGFAPREVEFVIVEQHPTLLNVTLQPSKRIEGIGAVGPAGIGPGGLGAGAVGGVGVGPGGLYRPIQTPQHYRPPVPPYAGAASSDNGIFSTISNGLNSLYSNIFG, from the exons ATGATCTTGCGAAGATCTCACCTTGCCGCCGGCCACCTGCCGCTCCTGCCACTCCCTCTGCTCTGGATGATCCTCGCCCTCCTGCTGCCAGCCACCATTCCGCCAATGTGTCACGGGAAGACCGTCGGACCTTCCGACTCCCTCCAGGTGCAGCTTCAGCCGGATCAGGGTCTGCCGGAGCCCAGGGCATACATGCCGGACGCCCAGCACCTCGACTTTGTCTACCACGACCACGAGGAGCTCACCAGGTTTCTAAG AGCCACAAGTGCCAGGTATCCCAACCTGACGGCCTTGTACTCCATCGGCAAGTCCATCCAGGGCAGAGACTTGTGGGTGATGGTGGTCAGCTCATCGCCCTATGAGCACATGGTGGGGAAGCCGGATGTGAAGTACGTAGGAAATATCCACGGAAACGAGCCCGTCGGCCGGGAGATGCTCCTCCACCTCATCCAGTACTTCGTGACCAGCTATAACACCGATCAGTATGTGAAGTGGCTGCTGGACAACACAAGGATTCACATCCTGCCCACCATGAATCCGGATGGCTACGCAGTGTCCAAGGAAGGCACTTGCGATGGCGGTCAGGGCAG ATACAATGCCCGTGGATTTGATTTGAATCGCAATTTTCCCGACTATTTTAAGCAAAACAATAAACGCGGTCAGCCCGAAACGGATGCTGTCAAGGATTGGATTTCCAAAATCCAATTCGTCCTGAGTGGCAGTCTCCATGGAGGCGCTCTGGTGGCCAGTTATCCCTACGACAATACCCCCAACTCCA TGTTCCAGACATACTCGGCGGCGCCCTCCCTGACCCCAGACGACGACGTCTTCAAGCACCTGTCCTTGGTCTATGCCCGGAACCACGCTAAGATGTCCCGCGGCGTGGCCTGCAAGTCGGCGACTCCGGCCTTCGAGAACGGCATTACGAACGGAGCTGCCTGGTATCCACTGACTGGGGGAATGCAGGACTACAACTACGTCTGGTATGGCTGCATGGAGATCACCCTGGAGATATCCTGTTGCAAGTTCCCACCCGCCTACGAACTCAAAAAGTACTGGGAGGACAATCAACTG tccCTGATCAAGTTCCTGGCTGAAGCGCATCGTGGGGTCCAGGGATTCGTTTTTGATCCGGCGGGTATGCCCATTGAAAGGGCCTCCATCAAAATCAAGGGTCGCGACGTGGGTTTCCAGACCACCAAGTACGGAGAGTTTTGGCGAATTCTTCTGCCCGGATACTACAAAGTTGAG GTCTTCGCCGAAGGCTTTGCCCCTCGTGAAGTGGAATTCGTGATTGTGGAGCAACATCCCACTCTGCTCAATGTTACATTACAGCCGTCAAAG CGCATTGAGGGCATCGGGGCAGTGGGTCCCGCCGGAATCGGTCCCGGTGGACTGGGCGCAGGAGCAGTGGGAGGTGTGGGAGTGGGTCCTGGGGGCCTGTACCGCCCCATCCAGACGCCGCAGCACTATCGCCCTCCTGTGCCGCCCTATGCTGGCGCCGCCTCTAGTGACAATGGAATATTTTCCACGATCAGCAACGGATTGAACAGCCTCTACTCGAACATTTTCGGCTAA
- the LOC108132406 gene encoding carboxypeptidase D isoform X1 → MILRRSHLAAGHLPLLPLPLLWMILALLLPATIPPMCHGKTVGPSDSLQVQLQPDQGLPEPRAYMPDAQHLDFVYHDHEELTRFLRATSARYPNLTALYSIGKSIQGRDLWVMVVSSSPYEHMVGKPDVKYVGNIHGNEPVGREMLLHLIQYFVTSYNTDQYVKWLLDNTRIHILPTMNPDGYAVSKEGTCDGGQGRYNARGFDLNRNFPDYFKQNNKRGQPETDAVKDWISKIQFVLSGSLHGGALVASYPYDNTPNSRICRSSALCAMFQTYSAAPSLTPDDDVFKHLSLVYARNHAKMSRGVACKSATPAFENGITNGAAWYPLTGGMQDYNYVWYGCMEITLEISCCKFPPAYELKKYWEDNQLSLIKFLAEAHRGVQGFVFDPAGMPIERASIKIKGRDVGFQTTKYGEFWRILLPGYYKVEVFAEGFAPREVEFVIVEQHPTLLNVTLQPSKRIEGIGAVGPAGIGPGGLGAGAVGGVGVGPGGLYRPIQTPQHYRPPVPPYAGAASSDNGIFSTISNGLNSLYSNIFG, encoded by the exons ATGATCTTGCGAAGATCTCACCTTGCCGCCGGCCACCTGCCGCTCCTGCCACTCCCTCTGCTCTGGATGATCCTCGCCCTCCTGCTGCCAGCCACCATTCCGCCAATGTGTCACGGGAAGACCGTCGGACCTTCCGACTCCCTCCAGGTGCAGCTTCAGCCGGATCAGGGTCTGCCGGAGCCCAGGGCATACATGCCGGACGCCCAGCACCTCGACTTTGTCTACCACGACCACGAGGAGCTCACCAGGTTTCTAAG AGCCACAAGTGCCAGGTATCCCAACCTGACGGCCTTGTACTCCATCGGCAAGTCCATCCAGGGCAGAGACTTGTGGGTGATGGTGGTCAGCTCATCGCCCTATGAGCACATGGTGGGGAAGCCGGATGTGAAGTACGTAGGAAATATCCACGGAAACGAGCCCGTCGGCCGGGAGATGCTCCTCCACCTCATCCAGTACTTCGTGACCAGCTATAACACCGATCAGTATGTGAAGTGGCTGCTGGACAACACAAGGATTCACATCCTGCCCACCATGAATCCGGATGGCTACGCAGTGTCCAAGGAAGGCACTTGCGATGGCGGTCAGGGCAG ATACAATGCCCGTGGATTTGATTTGAATCGCAATTTTCCCGACTATTTTAAGCAAAACAATAAACGCGGTCAGCCCGAAACGGATGCTGTCAAGGATTGGATTTCCAAAATCCAATTCGTCCTGAGTGGCAGTCTCCATGGAGGCGCTCTGGTGGCCAGTTATCCCTACGACAATACCCCCAACTCCA GGATCTGCCGTTCGTCCGCCTTGTGCGCGA TGTTCCAGACATACTCGGCGGCGCCCTCCCTGACCCCAGACGACGACGTCTTCAAGCACCTGTCCTTGGTCTATGCCCGGAACCACGCTAAGATGTCCCGCGGCGTGGCCTGCAAGTCGGCGACTCCGGCCTTCGAGAACGGCATTACGAACGGAGCTGCCTGGTATCCACTGACTGGGGGAATGCAGGACTACAACTACGTCTGGTATGGCTGCATGGAGATCACCCTGGAGATATCCTGTTGCAAGTTCCCACCCGCCTACGAACTCAAAAAGTACTGGGAGGACAATCAACTG tccCTGATCAAGTTCCTGGCTGAAGCGCATCGTGGGGTCCAGGGATTCGTTTTTGATCCGGCGGGTATGCCCATTGAAAGGGCCTCCATCAAAATCAAGGGTCGCGACGTGGGTTTCCAGACCACCAAGTACGGAGAGTTTTGGCGAATTCTTCTGCCCGGATACTACAAAGTTGAG GTCTTCGCCGAAGGCTTTGCCCCTCGTGAAGTGGAATTCGTGATTGTGGAGCAACATCCCACTCTGCTCAATGTTACATTACAGCCGTCAAAG CGCATTGAGGGCATCGGGGCAGTGGGTCCCGCCGGAATCGGTCCCGGTGGACTGGGCGCAGGAGCAGTGGGAGGTGTGGGAGTGGGTCCTGGGGGCCTGTACCGCCCCATCCAGACGCCGCAGCACTATCGCCCTCCTGTGCCGCCCTATGCTGGCGCCGCCTCTAGTGACAATGGAATATTTTCCACGATCAGCAACGGATTGAACAGCCTCTACTCGAACATTTTCGGCTAA
- the LOC108132406 gene encoding carboxypeptidase D isoform X4, translating to MILRRSHLAAGHLPLLPLPLLWMILALLLPATIPPMCHGKTVGPSDSLQVQLQPDQGLPEPRAYMPDAQHLDFVYHDHEELTRFLRATSARYPNLTALYSIGKSIQGRDLWVMVVSSSPYEHMVGKPDVKYVGNIHGNEPVGREMLLHLIQYFVTSYNTDQYVKWLLDNTRIHILPTMNPDGYAVSKEGTCDGGQGRYNARGFDLNRNFPDYFKQNNKRGQPETDAVKDWISKIQFVLSGSLHGGALVASYPYDNTPNSMFQTYSAAPSLTPDDDVFKHLSLVYARNHAKMSRGVACKSATPAFENGITNGAAWYPLTGGMQDYNYVWYGCMEITLEISCCKFPPAYELKKYWEDNQLSLIKFLAEAHRGVQGFVFDPAGMPIERASIKIKGRDVGFQTTKYGEFWRILLPGYYKVEVFAEGFAPREVEFVIVEQHPTLLNVTLQPSKYLLAASGATTSASKTVPTSTSTQTTTLKRRVSDKLELSSD from the exons ATGATCTTGCGAAGATCTCACCTTGCCGCCGGCCACCTGCCGCTCCTGCCACTCCCTCTGCTCTGGATGATCCTCGCCCTCCTGCTGCCAGCCACCATTCCGCCAATGTGTCACGGGAAGACCGTCGGACCTTCCGACTCCCTCCAGGTGCAGCTTCAGCCGGATCAGGGTCTGCCGGAGCCCAGGGCATACATGCCGGACGCCCAGCACCTCGACTTTGTCTACCACGACCACGAGGAGCTCACCAGGTTTCTAAG AGCCACAAGTGCCAGGTATCCCAACCTGACGGCCTTGTACTCCATCGGCAAGTCCATCCAGGGCAGAGACTTGTGGGTGATGGTGGTCAGCTCATCGCCCTATGAGCACATGGTGGGGAAGCCGGATGTGAAGTACGTAGGAAATATCCACGGAAACGAGCCCGTCGGCCGGGAGATGCTCCTCCACCTCATCCAGTACTTCGTGACCAGCTATAACACCGATCAGTATGTGAAGTGGCTGCTGGACAACACAAGGATTCACATCCTGCCCACCATGAATCCGGATGGCTACGCAGTGTCCAAGGAAGGCACTTGCGATGGCGGTCAGGGCAG ATACAATGCCCGTGGATTTGATTTGAATCGCAATTTTCCCGACTATTTTAAGCAAAACAATAAACGCGGTCAGCCCGAAACGGATGCTGTCAAGGATTGGATTTCCAAAATCCAATTCGTCCTGAGTGGCAGTCTCCATGGAGGCGCTCTGGTGGCCAGTTATCCCTACGACAATACCCCCAACTCCA TGTTCCAGACATACTCGGCGGCGCCCTCCCTGACCCCAGACGACGACGTCTTCAAGCACCTGTCCTTGGTCTATGCCCGGAACCACGCTAAGATGTCCCGCGGCGTGGCCTGCAAGTCGGCGACTCCGGCCTTCGAGAACGGCATTACGAACGGAGCTGCCTGGTATCCACTGACTGGGGGAATGCAGGACTACAACTACGTCTGGTATGGCTGCATGGAGATCACCCTGGAGATATCCTGTTGCAAGTTCCCACCCGCCTACGAACTCAAAAAGTACTGGGAGGACAATCAACTG tccCTGATCAAGTTCCTGGCTGAAGCGCATCGTGGGGTCCAGGGATTCGTTTTTGATCCGGCGGGTATGCCCATTGAAAGGGCCTCCATCAAAATCAAGGGTCGCGACGTGGGTTTCCAGACCACCAAGTACGGAGAGTTTTGGCGAATTCTTCTGCCCGGATACTACAAAGTTGAG GTCTTCGCCGAAGGCTTTGCCCCTCGTGAAGTGGAATTCGTGATTGTGGAGCAACATCCCACTCTGCTCAATGTTACATTACAGCCGTCAAAG TACCTACTGGCAGCCTCTGGTGCAACCACTTCCGCCTCCAAAACCGTACCCACTTCCACATCCACTCAGACCACGACTTTAAAGCGTCGTGTCAGTGACAAGTTGGAGTTGTCCTCCGATTAG
- the LOC108132406 gene encoding carboxypeptidase D isoform X3: protein MILRRSHLAAGHLPLLPLPLLWMILALLLPATIPPMCHGKTVGPSDSLQVQLQPDQGLPEPRAYMPDAQHLDFVYHDHEELTRFLRATSARYPNLTALYSIGKSIQGRDLWVMVVSSSPYEHMVGKPDVKYVGNIHGNEPVGREMLLHLIQYFVTSYNTDQYVKWLLDNTRIHILPTMNPDGYAVSKEGTCDGGQGRYNARGFDLNRNFPDYFKQNNKRGQPETDAVKDWISKIQFVLSGSLHGGALVASYPYDNTPNSRICRSSALCAMFQTYSAAPSLTPDDDVFKHLSLVYARNHAKMSRGVACKSATPAFENGITNGAAWYPLTGGMQDYNYVWYGCMEITLEISCCKFPPAYELKKYWEDNQLSLIKFLAEAHRGVQGFVFDPAGMPIERASIKIKGRDVGFQTTKYGEFWRILLPGYYKVEVFAEGFAPREVEFVIVEQHPTLLNVTLQPSKYLLAASGATTSASKTVPTSTSTQTTTLKRRVSDKLELSSD from the exons ATGATCTTGCGAAGATCTCACCTTGCCGCCGGCCACCTGCCGCTCCTGCCACTCCCTCTGCTCTGGATGATCCTCGCCCTCCTGCTGCCAGCCACCATTCCGCCAATGTGTCACGGGAAGACCGTCGGACCTTCCGACTCCCTCCAGGTGCAGCTTCAGCCGGATCAGGGTCTGCCGGAGCCCAGGGCATACATGCCGGACGCCCAGCACCTCGACTTTGTCTACCACGACCACGAGGAGCTCACCAGGTTTCTAAG AGCCACAAGTGCCAGGTATCCCAACCTGACGGCCTTGTACTCCATCGGCAAGTCCATCCAGGGCAGAGACTTGTGGGTGATGGTGGTCAGCTCATCGCCCTATGAGCACATGGTGGGGAAGCCGGATGTGAAGTACGTAGGAAATATCCACGGAAACGAGCCCGTCGGCCGGGAGATGCTCCTCCACCTCATCCAGTACTTCGTGACCAGCTATAACACCGATCAGTATGTGAAGTGGCTGCTGGACAACACAAGGATTCACATCCTGCCCACCATGAATCCGGATGGCTACGCAGTGTCCAAGGAAGGCACTTGCGATGGCGGTCAGGGCAG ATACAATGCCCGTGGATTTGATTTGAATCGCAATTTTCCCGACTATTTTAAGCAAAACAATAAACGCGGTCAGCCCGAAACGGATGCTGTCAAGGATTGGATTTCCAAAATCCAATTCGTCCTGAGTGGCAGTCTCCATGGAGGCGCTCTGGTGGCCAGTTATCCCTACGACAATACCCCCAACTCCA GGATCTGCCGTTCGTCCGCCTTGTGCGCGA TGTTCCAGACATACTCGGCGGCGCCCTCCCTGACCCCAGACGACGACGTCTTCAAGCACCTGTCCTTGGTCTATGCCCGGAACCACGCTAAGATGTCCCGCGGCGTGGCCTGCAAGTCGGCGACTCCGGCCTTCGAGAACGGCATTACGAACGGAGCTGCCTGGTATCCACTGACTGGGGGAATGCAGGACTACAACTACGTCTGGTATGGCTGCATGGAGATCACCCTGGAGATATCCTGTTGCAAGTTCCCACCCGCCTACGAACTCAAAAAGTACTGGGAGGACAATCAACTG tccCTGATCAAGTTCCTGGCTGAAGCGCATCGTGGGGTCCAGGGATTCGTTTTTGATCCGGCGGGTATGCCCATTGAAAGGGCCTCCATCAAAATCAAGGGTCGCGACGTGGGTTTCCAGACCACCAAGTACGGAGAGTTTTGGCGAATTCTTCTGCCCGGATACTACAAAGTTGAG GTCTTCGCCGAAGGCTTTGCCCCTCGTGAAGTGGAATTCGTGATTGTGGAGCAACATCCCACTCTGCTCAATGTTACATTACAGCCGTCAAAG TACCTACTGGCAGCCTCTGGTGCAACCACTTCCGCCTCCAAAACCGTACCCACTTCCACATCCACTCAGACCACGACTTTAAAGCGTCGTGTCAGTGACAAGTTGGAGTTGTCCTCCGATTAG
- the LOC108132440 gene encoding serine protease SP24D, producing the protein MKLSFVIGLVLVAGSCALPQGRIAGGEDAVAGQLPYQAALSVGGSYNCGAVVIAKRYALTALTCVCSEGKDTAWPPQLFAVTVGSVDLYSGGKQVRVAEIILNPNYVTLKSGLALLRLEEDLPFGENVAAIPLARETPPQGANIEISGWGRTTESEVNMHRTLQIGEAEVMAPRECALSKTEEEPVAENEQVLCLGHGRRQGICSGDIGGPAVFEGELVGLGAQMLGECGGMLPERFISIPSYYDWIQEQLQ; encoded by the exons ATGAAGCTGTCATTTGTTATTGGACTCGTCCTTGTTGCAGGATCTTGCGCGCTGCCTCAGGGCAGGATTGCCGGGGGCGAGGATGCCGTAGCCGGGCAGCTGCCCTACCAGGCCGCCCTCTCCGTAGGCGGAAGCTACAACTGCGGCGCCGTTGTGATTGCCAAGCGGTACGCCCTCACTGCTCTGACCTGCGTTTGCTCCGAGGGAAAGGACACAGC ATGGCCCCCCCAGCTTTTCGCGGTGACTGTCGGCTCCGTGGACCTCTACTCCGGCGGCAAGCAGGTCCGAGTGGCCGAGATCATCCTTAACCCGAACTACGTTACTCTGAAGTCCGGCCTGGCCCTGCTCCGCCTGGAGGAGGACCTGCCCTTCGGGGAGAACGTGGCTGCCATTCCCCTCGCCCGGGAGACCCCGCCCCAGGGCGCAAACATTGAGATCTCCGGATGGGGCAGGACCACCGAGTCGGAGGTGAACATGCACCGCACTCTTCAGATCGGAGAAGCCGAGGTGATGGCCCCCCGCGAATGCGCCCTGTCCAAGACGGAGGAAGAGCCCGTGGCGGAGAACGAACAGGTGCTGTGCCTGGGCCATGGACGTCGCCAGGGCATCTGCAGCGGCGACATTGGCGGCCCGGCCGTCTTCGAAGGCGAACTGGTCGGCTTGGGTGCCCAGATGCTCGGTGAGTGCGGTGGCATGCTCCCGGAGCGCTTCATTAGCATTCCCTCATACTACGACTGGATTCAGGAGCAGTTGCAATAA
- the LOC108132430 gene encoding serine protease SP24D, producing the protein MCRFIVIDRFKTNIALLSTPMSTGYPPRSYTVRCGSIQRLAGGQLVPLSQIIIHKDYSSSGSSGANDLALLQLQTPVTLNANTQPIALAQERAPAGSQVTFSGWGSSVIDGSPSHALQVATRVSLSQEECYKELYLEQEDLLCLSPSSDDTDFSGLCSGDAGAPAVYNNQLVGIASFFAGGCGSGQPDGYVDITQHLEWISENTA; encoded by the exons ATGTGTAGGTTTATTGTGATTGATCGTTTCAAAACCAATATAGCCTTGTTATCCACGCccatgagtaccgg CTATCCCCCTCGATCGTACACCGTCCGCTGCGGCAGCATCCAGCGCCTGGCGGGTGGCCAGCTGGTGCCTCTTTCTCAGATCATAATCCACAAGGACTACTCCAGCTCGGGCTCCTCGGGAGCCAACGACCTGGCCCTTCTGCAGCTGCAGACCCCCGTTACCCTGAACGCGAACACACAGCCCATTGCCCTGGCCCAGGAACGGGCTCCGGCTGGCTCTCAGGTGACCTTCTCAGGGTGGGGCTCCTCCGTCATCGATGGCTCCCCCAGCCACGCACTCCAGGTGGCCACCCGGGTGAGCTTGAGCCAGGAGGAGTGCTACAAGGAGCTCTACTTGGAGCAGGAGGATCTGCTCTGCCTCTCGCCCAGCTCGGACGACACTGACTTCTCCGGCTTGTGCTCCGGTGATGCCGGAGCTCCGGCTGTCTACAACAACCAGTTGGTGGGCATTGCATCCTTCTTTGCCGGAGGCTGTGGTTCCGGCCAGCCCGATGGTTATGTAGACATAACCCAGCACCTGGAGTGGATTTCTGAAAATActgcttaa
- the LOC138925550 gene encoding trypsin alpha: protein MCWPFRRTEMVYGREPTSAGRRELWTPKVTRRTSRQTESDRTGPMLPEIGTKSCSCPTIAFIEPKSIYDFTTVSHGLSNLIVAVQPINCLIARAISDCIFRHRLDHKVCSVATIDRWSVCSFSCQSIAMADPRPQLTLLILGLICAGVALVPETEALPQGRILGGEDAIQGEFPWSVSVRYLKTHACSGSLISDSYILTAAHCLSDVGTTPVSTSDVQVRVGSINQFAGGSIVSVKRILIHPSYGNFLNDICLIELNEPVTLSDRIAPVTLPTASEGETEETEAEEEELPNGTPVYVAGWGELSDGSAGYKLQKANFNTLSAPYCELAAGYGYNTTVCLSRAEKEGICRGDAGAGVIDDQKILRGITSFFFGDCGSKYPDISTRVSYYLDWISANTAEE from the exons ATGTGCTGGCCGTTCCGGCGAACGGAGATGGTGTACGGGAGGGAGCCGACCTCCGCCGGGAGACGGGAGCTCTGGACCCCCAAGGTCACCAGGAGAACGAGCAGACAGACGGAAAGTGATCGAACCGGACCCATGCTCCCAGAAATTGGCACTAAGAGCTGCTCCTGCCCGACGATCGCCTTTATAGAGCCCAAAAGCATTTACGATTTTACGACGGTTAGCCATGGGTTAAGCAATCTAATCGTGGCTGTTCAACCCATAAATTGCCTTATCGCCCGGGCTATATCGGACTGTATATTCCGCCACCGATTAGATCACAAAGTTTGCTCTGTGGCGACCATCGATCGATGGTCAGTTTGCTCGTTCAGTTGCCAATCAATCGCCATGGCTGATCCACGTCCCCAGCTCACCCTGCTAATCCTCGGTCTGATTTGCGCCGGAGTCGCTCTGGTTCCGGAGACGGAGGCCCTGCCTCAGGGCCGGATTCTCGGTGGGGAGGACGCCATCCAGGGAGAGTTTCCCTGGTCCGTCTCTGTCCGATACCTGAAGACCCACGCCTGCTCCGGCAGCCTCATCTCAGACAGCTACATCCTCACCGCCGCCCACTGCCTCTCCGACGTGGGAACCACGCC TGTAAGTACCAGTGACGTGCAGGTGCGAGTTGGAAGCATCAATCAGTTTGCCGGAGGCAGCATCGTGTCTGTTAAGAGGATCCTGATCCACCCCTCCTACGGAAACTTCCTTAACGACATTTGCCTGATCGAACTGAACGAACCCGTGACCCTCAGCGACCGCATTGCACCCGTGACCTTGCCCACTGCCAGCGAGGGTGAGACCGAGGAGACTGAGGCCGAAGAGGAGGAGCTTCCCAATGGAACGCCGGTCTATGTGGCTGGGTGGGGCGAGCTCTCGGACGGATCCGCCGGCTACAAGCTCCAGAAGGCCAACTTCAATACGCTGAGTGCTCCGTACTGCGAGCTGGCTGCCGGATACGGATACAACACTACCGTGTGCCTGTCCCGTGCTGAGAAGGAGGGCATCTGCCGGGGAGATGCCGGAGCCGGTGTCATCGATGACCAGAAGATCCTGCGTGGCATTACCAGTTTCTTCTTTGGAGACTGCGGCAGCAAGTACCCAGACATATCCACCAGGGTCTCCTACTATCTGGACTGGATTTCCGCCAATACCGCCGAGGAGTGA
- the sphe gene encoding trypsin-7, with amino-acid sequence MQHKSLILGVITLALVGMAQAGGRILGGEEAGAYDTPYAASLRVDNAHTCGACITSTNTLLTAAHCVHRDNKLLDASRLSVRVGTTNQYAGGKIAHVESVTVHPSYDNLDNNLAILKLSEPLTFTERIQAIEVAASGEALPEAGSEVSVAGWGRTVEGTASNKIRDLGLQVAEEAACLDAYSSHDSTSFCLAHELKEGTCHGDGGSGAVHQNKLIGVCSFVVGACGSRYPDVFVRLSAYSEWIQEQLA; translated from the exons ATGCAGCACAAATCTTTGATTCTGGGAGTAATCACCTTGGCCCTAGTGGGCATGGCACAGGCGGGCGGTAGGATTTTGGGCGGAGAGGAGGCAGGGGCATATGACACGCCCTATGCCGCCTCACTGCGAGTGGACAACGCCCACACGTGCGGGGCATGTATCACGTCCACGAACACCCTTCTCACCGCCGCCCACTGTGTGCATCGCGACAATAAACT ATTGGACGCGAGCCGCCTGTCTGTCCGAGTGGGCACCACGAACCAGTACGCAGGCGGTAAGATTGCGCATGTGGAGTCAGTCACCGTCCACCCCAGCTACGACAACTTGGACAACAACCTGGCCATACTCAAACTGAGTGAACCCCTGACCTTCACCGAGCGAATCCAGGCCATCGAGGTGGCCGCCAGCGGGGAGGCCCTGCCTGAGGCGGGGTCTGAGGTCAGTGTAGCCGGGTGGGGTCGCACTGTCGAGGGCACCGCCTCCAACAAGATCCGGGACCTGGGTCTCCAAGTGGCCGAGGAGGCGGCCTGTCTGGACGCCTACAGCAGTCACGATAGCACCAGCTTCTGCCTGGCCCATGAACTCAAGGAGGGCACCTGCCACGGGGACGGCGGCAGCGGGGCGGTTCACCAAAACAAGCTGATTGGCGTCTGCAGCTTCGTGGTCGGCGCCTGCGGCTCCCGCTACCCGGACGTGTTCGTCCGCCTTTCGGCCTACTCCG